Proteins encoded by one window of Aptenodytes patagonicus chromosome 11, bAptPat1.pri.cur, whole genome shotgun sequence:
- the RGS9BP gene encoding regulator of G-protein signaling 9-binding protein, whose amino-acid sequence MMKEECKALLDALNKVTACYRHMVLTIGGTSDSQNLREELKKTRQKAQELAVANRNKLTTVLKDKTVSKEDKAEFERLWVIFSTCLEILEIDMRRALELGHEFPLNVPKKHLIQTGMSGGTSGVAARAMSVQNMKYEAEHNIDVVDLKDLENEINQVGEMMYEMEMKVNVPQWTVEAKQDPGAELKSTVSAGASSIGMISVEENKSFCDISKVLAGIIFSAVLIIAIVLAVCVVKLS is encoded by the coding sequence ATGATGAAGGAGGAGTGCAAAGCGCTGCTGGACGCGCTCAACAAGGTGACCGCTTGCTACCGGCACATGGTGCTGACCATCGGCGGCACCTCGGACTCCCAGAACCTACGGGAGGAGCTCAAGAAAACCCGGCAGAAAGCCCAGGAGCTAGCGGTGGCCAACAGGAACAAGCTCACCACGGTCCTGAAGGACAAAACCGTGAGTAAGGAAGATAAAGCCGAGTTCGAGAGGCTATGGGTGATTTTCTCCACGTGCCTAGAGATCCTGGAGATCGACATGAGGAGAGCCCTGGAGCTGGGCCACGAGTTCCCACTAAACGTCCCCAAAAAGCACCTGATCCAGACAGGCATGAGCGGGGGAACCTCTGGCGTGGCCGCCAGGGCGATGAGCGTCCAGAACATGAAATACGAGGCTGAGCACAATATAGACGTGGTGGATTTGAAAGACCTCGAGAACGAAATCAACCAGGTAGGAGAGATGATGTACGAGATGGAAATGAAGGTCAATGTCCCCCAGTGGACAGTGGAGGCTAAGCAAGACCCAGGGGCTGAACTAAAATCCACCGTCAGCGCGGGTGCTTCTTCTATTGGCATGATCTCTGTGGaggaaaataaatccttctgCGATATCAGCAAAGTTCTAGCTGGGATTATTTTCTCCGCTGTGCTCATTATCGCTATTGTCCTGGCAGTGTGTGTGGTAAAACTCTCTTAG